A stretch of the Mesorhizobium sp. Pch-S genome encodes the following:
- a CDS encoding DNA translocase FtsK, giving the protein MRFSRANLTAIALGEDEQHRHEPAQSHAIDFAGRITSRDSNAHSYVKPQNDGAVFPNFGGEGEFARPEWQDYFFLAPNVRFTRTPDREIKKISAEEEEQEPQAEQHAGAVAQVAAPAPATIARPASPQPQAAIPSVPQASPVRVAIQAPVIAAPVVAPTAAAPQQPAALAPRRNTRWSYISDHAFFEFASEFQPQHAAAPAPVAPAKAPAITPRQAEPLPLVSPDVTSLYKVIEVSTSMQLTPVEATKAAVVADVAEVAVPVVETPAAVAASANRPVAANDATPAASSRTVEITMPAPRQSLPMVGKVVQVEPGEYELPSEDLLQLPPEGQGFYMSQERLEQNADLLESVLEDFGVKGEIIHVRPGPVVTLYEFEPAPGVKSSRVIGLADDIARSMSAISARVAVIPGRNVIGIELPNETRETVYFRELIESDGFQNTACKLALCLGKTIGGEPVIAELAKMPHLLVAGTTGSGKSVAINTMILSLLYRLKPEECRLIMVDPKMLELSIYDGIPHLLTPVVTDPKKAVTALKWAVREMEDRYRKMARLGVRNIDGYNQRAAIARDKGEIVVMQVQTGFEKGTGAPLFEEQEIDLAPMPYIVVIVDEMADLMMVAGKEIEGAIQRLAQMARAAGIHLIMATQRPSVDVITGTIKANFPTRISFQVTSKIDSRTILGEQGAEQLLGQGDMLHMAGGGRIARVHGPFVSDAEVEHVVNHLKSQGRPEYLETVTADEEEELPEVDESPVFDKSGMGAEDGDNLYDEAVKVVLRDKKCSTSYIQRRLGIGYNRAASIVERMEKEGIVGEPNHVGKREIIR; this is encoded by the coding sequence ATGCGTTTTTCTCGGGCAAATCTGACTGCAATAGCGCTCGGGGAGGATGAGCAGCACCGCCACGAGCCGGCGCAGTCGCACGCCATCGATTTTGCCGGTCGGATCACCAGCCGGGACAGCAATGCGCACAGTTATGTGAAACCTCAGAACGACGGCGCAGTGTTCCCCAATTTCGGCGGAGAGGGTGAGTTTGCGCGCCCGGAATGGCAGGACTACTTCTTCCTGGCACCGAATGTCCGCTTCACGCGCACACCCGATCGCGAGATCAAGAAAATCTCCGCTGAGGAAGAGGAGCAGGAGCCGCAGGCCGAGCAGCATGCTGGCGCCGTTGCGCAGGTTGCCGCTCCGGCGCCTGCCACGATCGCGAGACCGGCTTCGCCGCAACCCCAGGCGGCAATCCCTTCCGTACCGCAGGCGTCGCCCGTACGTGTCGCAATACAGGCTCCGGTGATCGCCGCACCTGTTGTCGCTCCGACGGCCGCTGCTCCGCAGCAGCCGGCGGCCCTGGCGCCGCGGCGCAACACGCGCTGGTCCTATATTTCGGATCATGCCTTCTTCGAGTTTGCTTCCGAATTCCAGCCGCAGCACGCGGCAGCCCCTGCCCCGGTGGCACCGGCCAAGGCGCCTGCCATCACGCCGCGCCAGGCCGAGCCGCTGCCGTTGGTGTCTCCGGATGTGACTTCCCTCTACAAGGTCATTGAGGTGTCGACCTCCATGCAGCTGACGCCGGTCGAAGCAACCAAGGCGGCGGTCGTGGCGGACGTTGCCGAAGTGGCTGTGCCGGTCGTTGAAACACCGGCAGCCGTGGCCGCCTCGGCGAACAGGCCCGTTGCAGCCAACGACGCCACGCCGGCTGCCTCCTCGCGCACCGTCGAGATCACCATGCCGGCGCCGCGCCAGTCGCTGCCCATGGTCGGCAAGGTGGTGCAGGTCGAGCCGGGCGAATACGAACTGCCGTCGGAAGACCTGCTGCAACTGCCGCCGGAAGGCCAGGGTTTCTACATGTCGCAGGAGCGGCTGGAGCAGAACGCCGACCTTCTTGAAAGCGTGCTGGAGGACTTCGGCGTCAAGGGCGAGATCATCCATGTCCGCCCCGGCCCTGTCGTCACCCTTTATGAATTCGAGCCGGCGCCCGGCGTTAAGTCCTCGCGCGTCATCGGCCTTGCCGACGATATCGCCCGCTCGATGTCGGCCATTTCGGCGCGCGTCGCTGTCATCCCGGGCCGCAACGTCATAGGCATCGAACTGCCGAACGAGACCCGCGAGACCGTGTATTTCCGCGAGCTGATCGAGTCGGACGGCTTCCAGAACACGGCCTGCAAGCTGGCGCTTTGCCTGGGCAAGACCATCGGTGGCGAACCTGTCATCGCCGAGCTTGCCAAGATGCCGCATCTGCTCGTCGCTGGCACCACCGGCTCGGGCAAATCGGTGGCGATCAACACCATGATCCTGTCGCTGCTCTATCGGCTGAAGCCGGAGGAATGCCGCCTCATCATGGTCGATCCAAAGATGCTGGAACTTTCGATCTATGACGGCATCCCGCACCTTCTGACGCCGGTCGTCACCGACCCCAAGAAGGCGGTCACTGCGCTCAAGTGGGCGGTGCGCGAGATGGAGGACCGCTATCGCAAGATGGCGCGGCTCGGCGTGCGCAACATTGACGGCTACAACCAGCGCGCGGCGATTGCCCGCGACAAGGGCGAGATCGTGGTGATGCAGGTTCAGACCGGCTTCGAAAAAGGCACCGGCGCACCGCTGTTCGAGGAACAGGAAATCGACCTCGCGCCGATGCCTTACATCGTCGTCATCGTCGACGAGATGGCGGACCTGATGATGGTCGCCGGCAAGGAGATCGAAGGCGCGATCCAGCGCCTCGCCCAGATGGCCCGCGCCGCCGGTATCCACCTGATCATGGCGACGCAACGTCCTTCGGTCGACGTCATTACCGGTACCATCAAGGCCAACTTCCCGACCCGTATCTCGTTCCAGGTCACCTCGAAGATCGACTCACGCACCATCCTTGGCGAACAGGGTGCCGAACAGCTTCTCGGCCAGGGCGACATGCTGCACATGGCCGGTGGCGGCCGCATTGCCCGCGTGCACGGTCCCTTCGTCTCCGACGCCGAGGTCGAGCATGTCGTCAATCACCTCAAATCCCAAGGGCGGCCCGAATATCTCGAGACGGTCACCGCCGACGAAGAGGAAGAACTGCCCGAGGTCGACGAGAGTCCGGTGTTCGACAAGAGCGGCATGGGCGCCGAGGACGGCGACAACCTCTATGACGAGGCGGTCAAGGTGGTGCTGCGCGACAAGAAGTGCTCGACCTCCTACATCCAGCGTCGGCTCGGCATCGGCTACAACCGTGCCGCCTCGATCGTCGAGCGCATGGAGAAGGAAGGCATCGTCGGCGAGCCCAACCATGTCGGCAAGCGCGAGATCATCCGCTAG